One Glycine max cultivar Williams 82 chromosome 8, Glycine_max_v4.0, whole genome shotgun sequence genomic window, ATTCAACAATCTAGCCATCACTAGTGAGTTCTACAGAGTACAATATTACACACGGTTCAATGCCTCATGGTAACTCCTTTTCTTCGAGTCCAATAGCTCTAATGATACTTAAGTAATTTCAACATTATTAATGGGTTAGAGAATTGAGCCAATACATTTAGCATCGTTCTTGACTCTAAGAAAACATTTGGAACACCTGAAATTTCTCGATttcatctgtttttttttttttttttgaaaataagctGTCTGCAGACTCTGGAGTGTTTAGTGGGGCCTTTATCCTTTTGTGGCAATTCCTTATTAACTATAAATGGACAACTTTTTAAAGTAGCAagttatattattagtataatgtttttataatattttttttgtttctttctattACATTATTCAtcttatataacattttttctccttttatcgcaaaaaaaattgtacaaataGAAAACCAAAGTTTGGTGAAGATTTATAGGGCAAATCGGTATGTATTTGTTTTTGATAGATGTCCACCTTGGACACTTCCAACATTAGCAATTTTGGTGAAGATTTGATGATGGCTTATCAacgaaataagaaaaaaaccgTTGAGTTATGATACATTTTGAAAGATACTATAAACTAAGAAATTATGGTTGAACTTGGAGGACTTTAAGCAGAGACAGACAGAGTCTGTAACTTGCAATCAGATGCAATTAACTGCTCATGAacattttcctccattgaaattttgttgattaaatGCAATAAAACTTGCTCCAACTCTTCTCCATCACTCCAGCCATGGATTTCAGCCTTAACAAGCAAAGGGTCTTTGCAAATCAAGTCCCACACTGGAAAGTTCTTCCTTGGCATCATAAAGTTTCTCTCTTTGAGCCTCAAGCTTGGGCAATAGTCACCACTACCATCACCAAGATAGATCATTCTCTTGTTACCTTCTTGTGAAATTGAATCTTGGATTCTATCTATGATCAAACCCTGCAatggttgaaaataaaataagattttagaatCATAATAGTTGGTCACAAAATTCCAAATGATAGAAACTTCTTAATTGGTATAAGAAGCTTCAATCCAACATCATTTGGTAGATGATTTTATACTTACTTGAAACTATTGGTGGACCTAGGTCAAAATTATTCCTTGCCATAATCAAATTCAGTGGGCACAAATACGAGACAAAACCACGATAGAGTGGTTGGTTGGTTAAGCAGAATTTTTTAATGGCCAAAAAATTAGGGGACAGCACTCCATTGTTATAGGATCAATGAACATGTTGAGTCACGTTAGCAGCCATCTTTATagtgaaaaatacaaaaataattctttCCCAGAAGCTACAGCCAGTTCAGATCAACTTGGAAACAATATCTAAAAACGTGTATTGTTGCCAACTGTTTATACAAAtcgatttttgaatttttaaactaACATGAGTGTTTCAATTCAGAATTAACTCatgtatatttttcaatattcaCGACAAATCAAAAACAGGTCCAcgttatttatgaaaaaaatatcttttaacaaAATAGGAAATATATATACCTTGCACATGTTTGGAGGGCATAAACTGCAGCCATGAGAAGCTTTGTTGAAGTCATGGCAAGGTTGAATCCTTAACCTTCCTTCTTCATTAACATAACCCGGGTTGGTGTTAATCTCCGAAAAGTATTCCCTTATTCCCAAGTGCTTCAGAATGGTCTCAATAAAAAACACGTTTGCATCACTCACAATCCTCAAATCACACCTGAAAAACCAAATCCCACAATAAATTTCCTCCCTAAatcatatttaacaaaaataaattgtaagaGATGCACAATTACGTACCCTAAAGCATGAGCTGCTTGAATAGCAGGTATAACTCTGGGGTGCAAGGGAATCCTATGCAAAACCTCTTCAATGTCCTCTATGGTTTTACCATTTGAATGAAGCTCCATCATCATCCTATCCTATAAATCCAAAaccgaaaaacaaaaaagactcGGTTAATCAtgccattaaaattaaaaccatgCATTATGCAAAGTTAAATAtttcagattaaaaaaaaaataaagagcatGTGAGTGATGTGACATGACACAAAATGCTTACCATGAGAGAGTTCCAAGGCATGGTGGGAAGGAGCTGGTTAAACAAATCGGTGAAACCCAAATCATCGACGACCCAGTTGTCACTGTCGACATCGACGATGGTCTTGTCAAAGTCGAAAACAACCACAATTCCAGAcatggtttttgtttttttttggagaatGGAGAAAATCTCAATGACCCAGAGGAAGAAACCTCCTTCTCAAGAATTAGACTCAATTTGGGTGTCTCGTAGTGCTCTCAAGATTGGTTCTTGACTTGATTTTGTAGCCCAGAATGAGGAGGGTATTTATAGTGAATGTGGGTTAAGCCTAAACCTAAAACCCCCCAAAAAAAGAATCTTTGATTCCAAAGGAATATTACATTGCACCTGGTAGGGGAGAAAAGGAGGCCATGAAAAACTGAACTGAAAAGATGCCATTTTGCCCTCAGAAGAAATTTTTGTGTGTGGCACTTCAAATTCAATCTCAATCTGAACCGTTGGATGTGATGAAATTTAGGTTAGTCAGAGGATCGGAGGGTGTAGGAGGTTTAGCCTTGAGAAGAAAAGGCGGGAATATTCGATAGGGGAATTGAATCGGATGCATTTGTGCAGCCAATGAGAATATTCTGAGTATAGTCCGGTTCCAGCGAAGGTTAATTCATGTAATTCACTTTCATTTTTATGATAAGATAGATTCTCCGCGGTCATTTTTTGAtagttaaaatatgataagataaaatacaataagataattattttattatattatagattataggtaaaaaaaaatatcttatttttttatttagtttagttttttatcctttaaaaagtttaatttatttttattttattggttggtttagtttaattttttatctttaacaaagtttattttgataagatattttttttaatttgatttttttatttaagattgaTGTCTTTAATCAtttaagtattaattttttttgttaaaaataaagtgaaagaatatgggaaaaaaatgaaaaaaaaacaagtttattttttaaatgattaacaaTGTTAATCTTGaggatcaaataaaataaaatatatatatatatatatatatatatatatatatatataaataattagattgaatcaagaaaatatcataaataaataaaatttttaaaaagataagtgattaaatgaataaaaaaataagataaataattaaattaaattttttaaaagatacaaaatttcaaaataaaaataatcaaatagatCATGTGGGTTAGACTATATCACCCTATTTGTTTCCttggttaaaatataattaaaaaataacaacatagGATaagttctctctctttctctcactttttatataagatttacgatttatataataaaaaacataatttagagtaatatatttaatataacaatatatatatatcataaattttattgagcagattattttatatataataattttgactcataaaataatattatattattaattattaagaattaaataataattattcaaatattttttaaatatatataattttataaaaaaaagctaaaaacataaatattttttgtcatattatttggcaaattttaaatagatttctgaattaaatttttttaattaggtccttaaatttgtatttaatttttaattagatttatgtagacctaattaaaaaataaatacaagtcCAATaacctatttaaaaattatcatagtaAAGagaactaataaaaattatcaaatatcagGAGAGGTGACAATCCTGGTCTGTAGAGACTTGGCCATTTCACTTTCAAAAAAACATAGACTTCACTATTTCTAATCAGCTTTGAACTATTGTtttcaattgtttttatttgatttataattaaaaaatagtttataaacctaattaaaaaaaattaaataatctaaGAACCTGCagattaatttaatctttcttTAACAATTTCATTTGTATTTATATTCATTTAGTTATACTTTTGCATTTATTGTTGTGtcatataatttaatcaaatttattattcacatgttttatatcaatttttgcATTTCTAgagtatgatttatttaatctaatagtcctaaaattaaaaataagtaaataaatagtGTTACCCTCAGCTTAGGATTTCACTAACATTAACATAGATTTCTTGTTTTTGGTTGAAAATAGATTTAGAAAACTCGaaacagaaaaacaaacatGTTATTATCTTTTAGCATCCATctcttttcattattttcacaTTCATTCATGCTTATTTCAGCTTACAGATTTAGTCAAATAATTTCCactgtaaaataataataaacacataaaaataaccaATCCGCAAGGATCTAGAGCAAACCACTATTTGTATCTGCTAGAAATTATAGCTGCCCATTTTGGACCACTTCCAACATTAACAATTTTAGTGATGAAGGTTAATcaacgaaaaaagaaaaaccccTTTTTGAGTtatgatacattttttttagatactAAGAAATTATGGTCTAACTGGGAGGACTTTAGGCAAACCCTCCAAAGCAGAGACAGAGAGAGTCTGTAGCTTGCAATCAGATGAAATGAACTGAgaattttcctccattgaaattTTGGCGATTAAGTGCAACAGAACTTGCTCCAACTCTTCTCCATCACTCCAGCCATGAATTTCAGCCTTAACAAGCAAAGGGTCTTTGCATATCAAATCCCACGCTGGAAAGTTCTTCCTTGGCATCATATAGTCTCTCTCTTTTAGCCTCAAGCTTGGGCAATAGTCACCACTACCATCACCAAGATAGATCATCCTCTTGTTACCCTCTTGTGAAATTGAATCTTGGATTCTATCAATGATTAAACCCTgaaatggttttaaaaaaactttagaaTGAATAGAATGAATCATAATAATTAATcccaattaataaaaataaaagaaacttcttaattggtatatgaagcTTCCATCCAACATCTTTTGGTGGacaattttttacttattttgaacTATTGGTGGGCCtagattaaaatcaaattcagtGGGCTCAAATCAGAGACCAAAACCAATAAAAAGTGGTTGGTTGGTTAAGcagaatttttgtaattttttaaaaggcaaAAAAATTAGGAGACAGCACTCCACTGTTATAGGATCAATTCATGACTCATGAACACGTTGAGTCACGTTAGCAGCCATCTTTGCAATTAAAAATAGCAAATAATACTTTCCCAGAAGCTAGAGTCAGTTAAGataaacttgaaagcaatatcTAGAAACGTGTATTGTTGCCAACTGTTTATATAAATCGAGTTTTGAATTTCTTTAAACTAACGCGAGATTTCAATTCAGAATTAACTCAAGTATACTTTTGGTTATGATTTTAACAAATCAAACACGTGTCcgaattatttaagaaaaaaattatctttatcaAAGAATGATAAGGTAATAGATaaccaaaaaaaacaaattgtatTTACCTTGCACATATTTGGAGGACACAAAGTGCAGCCATGGGAAGCTTTGTTGAAGTCATGGTAAGGCAAAATCCTTAACCTTCCTTCTTCGTTAACATAACCTGGGTTAGTGTTAATCTCCGAGAAGTATTCCCTTATTCCCAAGTGCTTCAGAATGGTCTCAATGAAAAACATGTTTGCATCACTCACAATCCTCAAATCACACCTGAAACACACAAATGCCACCATAAATTTCCTCTCCAATTtagattgttaaaataaaataaaaaaagaacagaAACAGAATTTTGTGTAAGGAAAAGAGAAGCATCGTTACATACCCGAAAGCATGAGCTGCTTGAATAGCGGGTATTACTCTTGGGTGCAAAGGAATCCTATGCAGAACCTCTTCAATGTCCTCTATGGTCTTACCTTTTGAATGAAGCTCCATCATCATCCTGTCCTGCAAATccgaaacaaagaaacaaaagactCGGTTATTCGTTTCATTAAAACAATGCATTttgcaaatttaaaattttttttaaaaaaagggcaAAACAGAGTATTagagaaaattagaaaaatacaaaatttagatgCAATTCGTACTTTTTAGTACCGTGTTCTCACCttaaaattagagtttcacctcaataacacattaatttttaatgcaAATGCAAACTTTTACTATACAAATTATGAAGGTAAAACTCTAGTTTTGATAGAagaacaacacaaaaacatgtgaCGAATTGCATCTAAGTTTTtgctacagaaaaaaaaaaaaacaaacaaacaaacaaagacATGACACGAAATGCTTACCATGAGAGAGTTCCAAGGCATGGTGGGAAGAAGCTGGTTGAACAAATCGGTGAAACCCAATTCGTCGATGACCCAGTTGTCACTGTCGACATCGACAATGGTCTTGTCAAAGTCAAAAACAATCACGGTTCCAGACATGTTGTTTTGAAGAAGAAACTTGTTTCTCAAGAATAAGGCTCTGTTTGGGTGTGTTGTAGTGATCTCAAGATCGGTGGTTCTAGGCTTGGTTTTGCAACCCTAAGAGAAAAGGGTATTTATAGTGAACGTGagtgaagaattttttttctaaaaaaaaagaatctttgATTCCAAAGGAATATTACATTGCACTTGGGATGGATAGTTGCTGGTAGGAGAGAAGGAGGCCATGAAAAACTGAAAACCGTAAAGTTGCCATTTTATTTTACCCTCATAGAAGAATTTCGGTGTGTGGCGTTTCAAATTCAATCTCAGCCGTTGGATGTGATGAAATTGGGTTGGTCAAAGGATCGGAGGATGTAGGTGATTTTGGCCTAGAGAGCAGAACGAGGGAATAAAAGGGAATATTCGAGAGGGGAATTAATTGCCTCTCCTGACTGTGAAATGTACTTCTCCAACACGAGAATATTCTGGGTATTGTCCGGTTCCAGAGAAGGTTATTTCATacatttctttcatttattctGCACTTAATTCAATTACTAATAAATAAGTAACTATTTTAGTCATTAATGcattattcatatataattaaaacaaatagcaacttttttaatatatataaaatatattataactaaaatttataataagtaaataattttgaacatataagacaaataatatataatatatattcatatttataatgATCTTTTGGttccaaataaattataatgttatcttttatttatcgacaatttttttattaaaaaaaagtagagaaacttaatttaaaaataaagatgaaaaagtAGATTGAAAGAGATAAAACAGTTAAGAAATAAGTAtacaaataaagataaagaagagTGTGATTTGAAATGATTGagaaaaaacaaattgtttCATCTAGGTGTGACTTGTGAgattaaattcaaattgaaattaaaattaagaaatatgtttaaaaaacatataaaaaaatactcaatatttaatattgatgctaacttgttttaaaaaattaagagatagtCATAGATTATTCGTAGTGATTAAgagaattaagaaattaatatctaaaGAGTAAAGACACTTGTTAATATTTGGGGATTTTTCTGTGGATGCTAATTTGCTTGCAAAACATGTGCGGATGAAAAATTGAGCCCAAATTGAAGTCTACATCGTGTTTTGAGTTCTCTTTCGTATGTGGCTTTGCAAATGGGAGGTCAAAATTCAAACTTGGAAGGTCCCAGGAACCATTGCTGCCAACAATCTTCTTCCCTTCCTCattctttcttttaatatttgtgaCCATTCATTTTTATATGTTACTGTCAGAGCAACATGCAATTGATAAGAGTGAATGAGAGTGCTGCTAAAAGTGATTAAAACATATAACACTACAAGTTGTAGACGCGATAGTTTTTATCCAAATATTTAAACTTGAGTAACATGCATCtctactctaaaaaaaaaaaggacatctATTGTAATAATTGGAATAtaattttcagttttaatttcctttccttttacCGGTTAGTCAGCTCGTGTCATCTTAATTAAagtcttaaatttaaatcttatacatgaaaaaatataattaattttttttactaaaattgattggttaaatttatcaaaaaagattagttatcaacaaaatcaataaattctttatacctttatatcaataatatgattaaaaaaattaattagacttAGGTAAACAACTAACTTGTCAAgaggttattttttatttgttggattgatttttagttaatttagttatttaatttatatttgagaaATCAATAACTTATAATTCTTTGGTGTATTTTTTCATCTATAAACGGTGAACATGATGTGTACATGAAATTTACAACACTcacattcttatattttttttttcgggTATACTTATCGCATGTGATATGATTTAAGTCAGTTAAAAAAACCacttataatttcaaataatttaatttatgaaggTATTTGAATtagtttgtaaaataaaatatttttataatatagtgttttatttttattttttgaaaagtatACTCTGTTAAACTTATATAAAAGTATCGAAACAACTTTTTCATGAGATTTAGTTTTTTGAAAATCTAtagctattttaatttttaaatgtatgattcaattttaaaaagtcttgaaaaaataaaataaagggcaTTTTATCATCATTTAATATAACTATGTTACACAATTGAAAGATAACTTTAAAAATGCATGCAACATGAACATAAAAGATAAGGTTTATATAATAGTTTAAAAGATAAAGCCGAATTAATTTCCAAACCAATCAATTaacttcatgtttttttttgtaaaaatcaaaagatagaTTTAACCAATGAATTATACTTGCTTAATAattcatcaattaattaattttataaaagataattcaaaaatataaattcaaattattcaAATCTTGTAATGCCTTATGGAGAATCATCGATTTCTTTAGTAGAAAACCAATTTCTTCAGCAGAGAATCAATTTTTCTATAtggtaattaattttatttttttttgtaaataaagggAGACGGAGACACCAAAGAACACTAAAACTTTCCTGGAAACACAATAGAACTTACATAAACTATCACAacacatgaaataaaattaagaacaatataaaaaaaatagatttgtcTATTTAAAGACAATCCATAATTTGTAAGAGCATTTGCCACTTGGTTTCCTTCTCTCAACACATAAAACCATTGCATGAATCCTCCATccaaaataaattgattaataCTCTAAAAAAGGCTAAAACACGAATGATAAGTATAACAACCATGACTGAGAAGGTTAATAGCAATCTGTGAATCCGATTCAACCACAAACTGTCTAAAACCACGAGCTCAAGTTGTCTGAATGCTAAGTAAAATAGCCCACAACTCAGCACAAATAACTGGGCAGAAGCTAATATTCATTTCTATACAAGGCAAAACTTGATTCTCATATGGGGGAGTTGATTCTTTCCCGATGAAATTTATTGCATTTTGGGAGAATTGATTCCTTTCTCCATATTCAATTTTTACGATATttgtattttagaaaaaatgtttttaattttcaaaacaacttttaat contains:
- the LOC100785897 gene encoding inorganic pyrophosphatase 2, with amino-acid sequence MSGIVVVFDFDKTIVDVDSDNWVVDDLGFTDLFNQLLPTMPWNSLMDRMMMELHSNGKTIEDIEEVLHRIPLHPRVIPAIQAAHALGCDLRIVSDANVFFIETILKHLGIREYFSEINTNPGYVNEEGRLRIQPCHDFNKASHGCSLCPPNMCKGLIIDRIQDSISQEGNKRMIYLGDGSGDYCPSLRLKERNFMMPRKNFPVWDLICKDPLLVKAEIHGWSDGEELEQVLLHLINKISMEENVHEQLIASDCKLQTLSVSA
- the ACP1 gene encoding acid phosphatase ACP1, giving the protein MSGTVIVFDFDKTIVDVDSDNWVIDELGFTDLFNQLLPTMPWNSLMDRMMMELHSKGKTIEDIEEVLHRIPLHPRVIPAIQAAHAFGCDLRIVSDANMFFIETILKHLGIREYFSEINTNPGYVNEEGRLRILPYHDFNKASHGCTLCPPNMCKGLIIDRIQDSISQEGNKRMIYLGDGSGDYCPSLRLKERDYMMPRKNFPAWDLICKDPLLVKAEIHGWSDGEELEQVLLHLIAKISMEENSQFISSDCKLQTLSVSALEGLPKVLPVRP